The DNA window TTTTGAACCGGCGTTACGTAGCTGCTGTTCCCTCTCAGCCGCCAGCCTGATTTTGAGGCGGCGAAACTTGCCGTCTCGCTTTGTATTCGATGGCACAAACGCGAGACTGTATCGAGTGCGCAGATGCTCAATCAACTCGATTAGCTTTTGCCCGACAGTGTCATTGCCGGCAGCCAGAACTTCGCCGCCGGTTATCTCAGCGTAGTTATGAACATCGCCGCCTCCCAGTCGAGACGGGAAACCCAGAATCTTGCTGGCGGCCCGAGTAGGCAGGTTGTGCTTTATCACCAGCCCGCACACTACCACCCCCGTTTCGAGCACCAGCGAGACGGCCTGCTCCTTTTGAAAGACCCTCCAATTGTGGGCCGGGATCGTTTCATTATCGGTGACCACGATAATCACCCGGCGATCGGCAGGGTTCGCAGCTTTGACCAGATGGCTCGCGGCACGATAGACCGAATCGTGAAGCAGGATGCCGTTGTCGCCGTACGCTTTGAAATCGAGTTCTCTCAAGGCTTCGGCAACCAGGAATTTCTCTTTCGTGAAATCCCTGACCAGCAAGGTTTCGTTGGCGGTGACGACAACGGCGACTTCGTCCTCCGGCTTCAGCGACTGCAGGGCTTCGACGGCGTTAGCGCGGAGTCTCTCAAGCACAGTCCACATGCTGCTACTGGCGTCCAGAAGCAGCACGACCGAAAGCGGGAGCTTGTCCTGACTGAACTGCCCGATCTGCTGTTTGACTCCGTCCTCATAAATCTCAAAATCATCCTGACTCAGACCGCTTACGACGCGCTGTGTTTTCCGGTCAACGATCTGCACGTCCAGAGCAACCAATTCCGTGCTCAGCTTTATCGCCTCGTCCGGCTTCCGCTCTTTCACGGTCTGTGAATAAACGGGAAATGATGTGAACAGCAAAGCAACGCTGAGCAGAAGAATCGCTACTTTTCGCAATTGAATTTCCTATTGGGTCTAAGTTGTTTCGCGAACGAAGTGCCGTCGATGACGCACCTGTCGATTAGAACGGAGGGGCCTCAATCATCCTGCAAGGAAGTTTGCGCTCATCCTGAGCGGCAAGAGGTGATGCCGGACGCGAGCCTAGTAGAATGAGGGGTAGATTGAAAAATGAACGCGGCTCTACAGCTTACCTAGTAGTATCAACAGGCCGACAGCGATGAACGCAATCGCCGAGATGCGCTTGATCCAGATGAGAGGGAGATAGTGCCCGAGTGTGCCGCCGACGACCACGCCTATGGCTGAAACTCCTACCAGAGCCAGCGACGCTGCTATGAAAACCGCCCACGGCTTCTTGGTTTCTGCCGCCATCGTCATCGCCGCCAATTGAGTCTTGTCTCCCATCTCCGCCAGGAAGATCACGCCAAAAGTCGTAACCATCACGCGCCAGTCCATTAGTCCTCCTTCAATCACGAAGGCACAAAGTCACGAAGACTTCTTGTTCAGAGTTCAAGCTTTAGCTTGCCCACCACCTAGGCAACCTGAAGGTTGAACTCTGAACGAGGTTCTTCGTGTCTTTGTGCCTTCGTGGTTAGCTCCCCAGTTCCCGGGCTAAA is part of the Acidobacteriota bacterium genome and encodes:
- a CDS encoding VWA domain-containing protein; the encoded protein is MRKVAILLLSVALLFTSFPVYSQTVKERKPDEAIKLSTELVALDVQIVDRKTQRVVSGLSQDDFEIYEDGVKQQIGQFSQDKLPLSVVLLLDASSSMWTVLERLRANAVEALQSLKPEDEVAVVVTANETLLVRDFTKEKFLVAEALRELDFKAYGDNGILLHDSVYRAASHLVKAANPADRRVIIVVTDNETIPAHNWRVFQKEQAVSLVLETGVVVCGLVIKHNLPTRAASKILGFPSRLGGGDVHNYAEITGGEVLAAGNDTVGQKLIELIEHLRTRYSLAFVPSNTKRDGKFRRLKIRLAAEREQQLRNAGSKDLVIRTRSGYYAGKK
- a CDS encoding TMEM165/GDT1 family protein, coding for MDWRVMVTTFGVIFLAEMGDKTQLAAMTMAAETKKPWAVFIAASLALVGVSAIGVVVGGTLGHYLPLIWIKRISAIAFIAVGLLILLGKL